Proteins encoded by one window of Podarcis muralis chromosome 11, rPodMur119.hap1.1, whole genome shotgun sequence:
- the COX7C gene encoding cytochrome c oxidase subunit 7C, mitochondrial — protein MLGVSVRRFATSAIRRSHYEEGPGKNLPFSVENKWRLLAMMAAFFGSGFAAPFIVVRHQLLKK, from the exons ATGTTGGGTGTCAGCGTCCGCCGGTTCGCCACCTCGGCCATTCGCCGTTCGCATTATGAGGAGGGGCCTGGAAAG AACCTCCCTTTTTCTGTGGAAAACAAATGGCGATTATTGGCAATGATGGCAGCCTTCTTTGGAAGTGGATTTGCTGCTCCTTTTATTGTAGTAAGGCACCAGCTGCTCAAGAAGTGA